In Helianthus annuus cultivar XRQ/B chromosome 9, HanXRQr2.0-SUNRISE, whole genome shotgun sequence, the following are encoded in one genomic region:
- the LOC110875780 gene encoding uncharacterized protein LOC110875780 — MANEVRCKPDAPPFKYLGLKVGANMNRISNWQPVFETFRNRLAKWKSRLLSIGGKVVITKSVLESLPTYYFSLYRAPKKIISDLEAMIRKFLWGGSSEERKLHWLEASKDCKIVDQISRNGNDSAFIWEWRAAPNSAELSSSLQQLISELHNVQISDRIDKWVWKFGSSGEFSVKEVKRLLYSEYEVGDRFVLD; from the exons ATGGCTAATGAGGTTCGTTGCAAACCGGATGCTCCCCCGTTCAAATACCTTGGTCTAAAAGTGGGAGCTAACATGAATCGGATCTCCAATTGGCAGCCGGTTTTCGAGACGTTTCGAAACCGTTTAGCGAAGTGGAAGTCTCGTCTTTTGTCAATTGGGGGTAAAGTTGTCATTACTAAATCTGTGTTGGAAAGTTTGCCAACTTATTATTTCTCGCTTTATAGAGCTCCTAAAAAGATTATTTCGGACTTGGAAGCTATGATTAGAAAGTTTTTATGGGGAGGGTCTAGTGAGGAAAGAAAATTGCATTG GTTGGAGGCTTCTAAAGACTGTAAAATCGTTGATCAAATTTCGAGAAACGGTAACGATTCTGCGTTTATTTGGGAGTGGAGAGCAGCGCCGAATTCTGCGGAGTTAAGTTCTAGTCTTCAGCAGCTGATCTCAGAGTTGCACAATGTCCAGATCTCCGATAGGATTGACAAGTGGGTCTGGAAATTTGGTTCGTCAGGAGAATTTTCCGTGAAAGAGGTTAAACGTCTTCTTTATTCCGAGTACGAGGTCGGTGACAGGTTTGTTTTAGATTAG